The Ficedula albicollis isolate OC2 chromosome 6, FicAlb1.5, whole genome shotgun sequence genome has a window encoding:
- the ADRA2A gene encoding alpha-2A adrenergic receptor, with the protein MFNLERPFTERGHFFSSMEYQRQLEEEEGYPPPGTNGTFNDSGAGPGWGTPYPLHTTIALISLAGLLMLFTVFGNVLVIIAVFTSRALKAPQNLFLVSLASADILVATLVIPFSLANEVMGYWYFGKVWCEIYLALDVLFCTSSIVHLCAISLDRYWSITQAIEYNLKRTPRRIKCIIFIVWVISAVISFPPLISIEKKSGQQADQGVAECKINDEKWYIISSSIGSFFAPCLIMILVYMRIYQIAKRRTRVPPNKRAERPEKKQNGLTDKEDLPATAQLNGEKAAGGSGGQEGEVNGIDMEETSSSEHQENNQCKKSERPSRGKTKTKLSQIKPGDSLPRKTEEERNTKGSRWRGRQNREKRFTFVLAVVIGVFVICWFPFFFTYTLTAVCESCSVPDTLFKFFFWFGYCNSSLNPVIYTIFNHDFRRAFKRILCRIERKRSV; encoded by the coding sequence ATGTTTAACCTGGAGCGCCCGTTCACGGAGAGGGGACACTTCTTCTCCTCCATGGAGTACCAGcggcagctggaggaggaggagggctaCCCCCCTCCCGGCACCAATGGGACTTTCAACGacagcggggccgggccgggctggggcaCGCCGTACCCTCTGCACACCACCATCGCTCTCATCAGCCTGGCCGGCTTGCTCATGCTCTTCACCGTCTTTGGCAACGTCCTGGTCATCATCGCTGTCTTCACCAGCCGGGCGCTCAAAGCCCCCCAGAACCTCTTCCTGGTCTCCTTAGCCTCAGCTGACATCCTGGTGGCCACTCTGGTCATCCCCTTCTCGCTGGCAAATGAGGTGATGGGGTACTGGTACTTCGGTAAAGTCTGGTGTGAGATCTACCTGGCCTTGGATGTGCTGTTCTGCACCTCCTCCATTGTGCACCTCTGTGCCATCAGCCTGGACCGTTACTGGTCCATCACACAAGCCATCGAGTACAACCTCAAGCGAACCCCGCGACGCATCAAATGCATCATCTTCATCGTCTGGGTCATCTCAGCTGTCATCTCCTTCCCACCACTCATCTCCATCGAGAAGAAGAGCGGGCAGCAGGCTGACCAGGGGGTGGCAGAGTGCAAGATCAACGATGAGAAGTGGTACATCATCTCTTCTAGCATCGGCTCCTTCTTTGCCCCGTGCCTCATCATGATCCTGGTCTACATGCGCATCTACCAGATAGCCAAGAGGAGAACAAGGGTCCCGCCGAACAAGCGGGCAGAGCGCCCCGAGAAGAAGCAGAATGGCTTGACTGACAAGGAGGACctgccagccacagcacagctcaacggggagaaggcagcaggaggcagTGGTGGGCAAGAGGGAGAGGTCAATGGCATAGACATGGAGGAGACCTCTTCCTCCGAGCACCAGGAGAACAACCAGTGCAAGAAGTCAGAGAGACCATCGAGAGGAAAGACCAAGACTAAGCTGAGCCAAATTAAGCCCGGGGACAGTTTGCCCAGGAagacagaggaggagaggaacaCCAAAGGGTCCCGCTGGAGAGGCAGGCAGAACCGGGAGAAGCGCTTCACCTTTGTGCTTGCAGTGGTGATCGGGGTCTTTGTCATCTGCTGGTTCCCCTTCTTCTTCACCTACACGCTGACGGCCGTCTGCGAGAGCTGCTCCGTGCCCGACACCCTCTTCAAGTTCTTCTTCTGGTTCGGTTACTGCAATAGCTCCTTGAACCCTGTCATCTATACCATTTTCAACCATGACTTCAGACGGGCCTTCAAAAGGATCCTCTGCAGGATAGAGAGGAAAAGGAGTGTTTGA